A stretch of the uncultured Cohaesibacter sp. genome encodes the following:
- the cobT gene encoding cobaltochelatase subunit CobT, which produces MSSKSPSKLHGHVDPNERFKHSVSGTLKAIAGHVELDVHFSADRPMLVSGQARLPEPPRALTAEKAAILRGQADSLALRVACHDPRVHAKHAPEGARARGVFDAVEQARVESIGARQMVGLSGNLSAMLEDRYSRYVAGDSSRVEEAPLDHVLSLIVREKLTGTPIPDSAHALVEQWRGWVEQTAEGSLDGLAEDIQDQAKFARRLRRVLADLDVADDMGGEAEDSEENADDSDSGNNDDVENDRETEESSEGEQQKEQEAQASAEDQDEGDSEADEQTSQDMIDYEDFDGEESGETMSQKDYGRNEPDTRYRVFSQSFDEIIHAEDLCETAELDRLRAQLDKQLQNLHQVVARLANRLQRRLLAQQNRGWDFDLEEGLLDTARLTRVVTDPMRPLSFKWEQDTEFRDTVVTLLIDNSGSMRGRPISIAATCADILARTLERCNVKVEILGFTTKAWKGGQSREAWLKAEKPLNPGRLNDLRHIIYKSADSPWRRARRNLGLMMREGLLKENIDGEALDWAHKRLLARPEQRKILMMISDGAPVDDSTLSVNPGNYLEKHLREVIEEIETRSPVNLLAIGIGHDVTRYYQRALTIIDAEELGGAMTEKLAELFDENAQPAIDPRKAARRKMRRR; this is translated from the coding sequence ATGTCGAGCAAGTCACCCTCAAAGCTGCACGGTCATGTTGACCCGAATGAACGGTTCAAGCATTCGGTCAGCGGTACCCTGAAAGCCATTGCCGGACATGTGGAGCTGGATGTGCATTTTTCTGCCGACCGGCCCATGTTGGTGTCTGGTCAGGCACGTCTGCCAGAGCCACCGCGTGCCCTGACTGCCGAGAAAGCTGCAATCCTGCGTGGGCAGGCAGACAGCCTTGCCTTGCGGGTTGCCTGCCATGATCCGCGCGTCCATGCAAAGCATGCGCCGGAAGGCGCGCGCGCGCGCGGCGTTTTTGATGCGGTGGAACAGGCACGGGTGGAATCGATTGGTGCGCGCCAGATGGTTGGCCTGTCTGGCAATCTCTCTGCGATGCTTGAGGATCGCTATAGCCGCTATGTGGCAGGCGATTCGAGCCGCGTCGAAGAAGCCCCGCTTGATCATGTTCTTTCCCTCATTGTTCGCGAAAAACTGACTGGAACGCCCATCCCTGACAGCGCCCATGCGCTCGTTGAGCAATGGCGTGGCTGGGTCGAGCAAACCGCTGAGGGCAGCCTTGATGGTCTGGCCGAGGATATTCAGGATCAGGCGAAATTCGCTCGCCGTTTGCGCCGGGTGCTGGCCGATCTCGATGTTGCCGATGATATGGGCGGGGAAGCCGAAGACAGCGAAGAAAATGCTGACGACAGCGATTCTGGCAACAATGACGATGTCGAGAATGATCGCGAAACCGAGGAATCCTCGGAAGGCGAGCAGCAGAAAGAGCAGGAAGCCCAGGCCAGCGCTGAAGATCAGGACGAGGGCGATTCGGAAGCTGACGAACAGACCAGTCAGGACATGATCGATTACGAGGATTTCGATGGCGAGGAATCCGGCGAGACCATGTCCCAGAAAGATTATGGTCGCAACGAGCCTGACACCCGCTATCGCGTCTTCAGTCAAAGTTTTGATGAAATTATCCATGCAGAGGATCTGTGTGAGACCGCCGAGCTTGATCGCCTGCGGGCCCAACTCGACAAGCAGCTGCAAAATCTGCATCAAGTCGTGGCGCGGTTGGCCAACCGGCTGCAGCGCCGCCTGTTGGCGCAGCAGAATCGTGGTTGGGATTTCGATCTCGAAGAGGGCCTGCTCGATACGGCGCGCCTGACCCGCGTGGTGACCGATCCGATGCGGCCGCTTTCCTTCAAATGGGAGCAGGATACCGAATTCCGCGACACGGTGGTGACCTTGCTGATCGATAATTCCGGATCGATGCGCGGGCGGCCAATCTCGATTGCGGCGACCTGTGCCGACATTCTGGCTCGGACGCTGGAGCGGTGCAATGTGAAGGTCGAGATTCTCGGTTTCACCACCAAGGCCTGGAAGGGCGGTCAATCGCGTGAAGCATGGCTGAAGGCTGAGAAGCCGCTCAATCCGGGGCGTCTGAATGATCTTCGTCATATCATCTATAAGTCCGCAGACAGCCCGTGGCGCCGTGCCCGGCGTAATCTGGGCTTGATGATGCGTGAAGGGCTGCTGAAGGAAAACATTGACGGTGAGGCGCTGGATTGGGCGCATAAGCGCCTGTTGGCGCGGCCGGAACAGCGCAAGATCCTGATGATGATTTCTGACGGTGCGCCGGTCGATGACAGCACCTTGTCGGTCAATCCGGGCAATTATCTTGAGAAGCATTTGCGCGAGGTGATCGAGGAGATCGAAACCCGCTCGCCGGTCAATCTGCTGGCCATCGGTATCGGTCATGATGTGACACGCTACTATCAGCGGGCACTGACGATCATTGATGCAGAAGAGCTGGGTGGAGCCATGACCGAGAAATTGGCCGAATTGTTTGACGAGAATGCCCAGCCAGCCATTGACCCGCGCAAGGCGGCCCGCCGCAAGATGCGGAGACGCTAG
- a CDS encoding esterase-like activity of phytase family protein encodes MPVRDLTKGRILRPFGRMLTRMAMLSGVMLGCLALASPHGSPLSALPVSAGQPQRLPMAAPKFESLSIEATPIGSFGGYGTQGDVYGKLRWLGGLELDSDHDMFGGFSGLAFLDAQTFVALCDKGTVLKARLLLKDGKPDGVDSGQIRYLPQLSERMEGWQRDSEGLALHDHAAYVSFEGDVRVVRYALGDNGTFTGQTTKMPLPRSVLRGAKANTGFEAIAFPPEGTRHDGAFVLLSERFAEDRIQGWIMRNGKAKAFTLPEQGGLAVTDADFTAAGDLLILERKVSLFGGLQIRIRRVLAEDFEPGNIERTDVLLTGNLSNALDNMEGMAIQPQPDGSSLITLISDDNFNPLQRTLLLQFLLPAGQ; translated from the coding sequence ATGCCGGTGCGCGACCTCACGAAAGGCCGGATCTTGCGGCCTTTTGGTCGTATGCTGACGCGAATGGCGATGCTGTCCGGGGTGATGCTTGGGTGTCTGGCGCTTGCCAGCCCCCACGGCTCGCCCCTTTCTGCTTTGCCCGTCAGTGCCGGGCAACCACAGCGCTTGCCAATGGCTGCGCCGAAATTTGAATCCCTCTCCATTGAAGCAACCCCGATCGGCTCCTTTGGCGGCTATGGCACGCAAGGCGATGTCTATGGCAAGCTCCGTTGGTTGGGCGGGTTGGAGCTTGACAGCGATCATGACATGTTTGGGGGCTTCTCCGGGCTGGCCTTTCTTGATGCGCAGACCTTTGTTGCCCTTTGCGACAAGGGAACCGTGCTGAAAGCGCGCCTGTTGCTCAAGGATGGCAAGCCGGATGGTGTGGATTCAGGACAAATTCGGTACTTGCCCCAGCTGTCCGAGCGGATGGAGGGCTGGCAGCGGGATAGCGAGGGCTTGGCGCTGCATGATCATGCGGCCTATGTCAGCTTTGAAGGGGACGTACGGGTTGTGCGTTATGCGCTCGGCGATAATGGGACCTTTACCGGACAGACAACGAAAATGCCGCTGCCGCGTTCTGTGTTGCGTGGGGCGAAGGCGAATACGGGCTTTGAAGCGATTGCTTTCCCACCTGAAGGGACACGCCATGACGGCGCGTTTGTTCTGCTCAGCGAGCGCTTTGCAGAAGATCGCATTCAGGGCTGGATCATGCGCAATGGCAAGGCAAAGGCTTTTACCCTGCCCGAGCAAGGTGGTTTGGCCGTGACTGATGCGGATTTTACAGCCGCTGGGGATTTGTTGATTTTGGAGCGCAAAGTTTCGCTCTTTGGCGGACTGCAAATTCGCATTCGCCGGGTGCTGGCCGAGGATTTTGAGCCCGGCAACATTGAGCGGACGGATGTCCTGCTGACGGGCAATCTGTCCAATGCGCTTGATAATATGGAAGGCATGGCGATCCAGCCACAGCCGGACGGATCGAGCCTGATTACCCTGATTTCAGATGACAATTTCAATCCCCTGCAGCGGACGTTGCTGCTTCAATTCCTGCTGCCTGCTGGCCAGTGA
- a CDS encoding queuosine precursor transporter: MVATHEKAGSAALGLAIMAMVGVVAASNYLVQFPFHPFGLQDLLTWGAFTYPMAFLVTDLTNRKFGPKVARMIVMVGFALAVVLSIWLATPRIAIASGTAFLVAQMLDVFIFNRLRQDAWWKAPLTSSFLGSTLDTIIFFGIAFSVQFAMLDTSFGMIPDGFPTDHAPLLGLASAEAPRWISWAVGDYLVKMMVSLVMLAPYKALRGRVDALAPSA; this comes from the coding sequence ATGGTTGCTACTCATGAAAAAGCTGGCTCAGCTGCTCTGGGCCTCGCCATTATGGCTATGGTTGGCGTTGTCGCCGCCTCGAACTATCTCGTTCAGTTTCCCTTCCATCCATTCGGTCTGCAGGATCTCCTGACCTGGGGCGCTTTCACCTATCCGATGGCCTTCCTCGTCACGGACCTGACCAACCGCAAGTTTGGCCCAAAAGTCGCCCGCATGATCGTGATGGTTGGGTTTGCGCTGGCTGTTGTCCTGTCAATCTGGCTTGCGACCCCGCGCATCGCCATTGCATCAGGCACAGCATTCCTTGTTGCGCAGATGCTGGACGTTTTCATTTTCAACCGTCTGCGTCAGGATGCATGGTGGAAAGCCCCGCTGACCTCCTCCTTCCTCGGCTCGACCCTTGATACCATCATCTTTTTCGGTATCGCCTTCTCGGTCCAGTTCGCCATGCTCGACACCAGCTTTGGCATGATCCCGGATGGTTTCCCCACCGACCATGCGCCACTGCTGGGGCTTGCCTCTGCTGAAGCCCCACGCTGGATCAGCTGGGCTGTTGGAGACTATCTGGTAAAGATGATGGTCTCGCTTGTCATGCTGGCCCCTTACAAGGCACTGCGTGGCCGCGTTGACGCTCTGGCCCCCTCTGCCTGA
- the rpmB gene encoding 50S ribosomal protein L28, whose translation MARRCELTGKGVQSGNNVSHAKNRTRRRFLPNLVNVTLLSETLGTGVKMRVSAHALRSVEHRGGLDAFLAKAKDSELSSNALQIKRKIQKAQTAAS comes from the coding sequence ATGGCACGTCGCTGTGAACTGACCGGTAAAGGCGTTCAGTCCGGTAACAATGTCAGCCACGCAAAAAACAGAACCCGTCGTCGCTTTTTGCCAAACCTGGTGAATGTGACTCTGCTGAGCGAAACCCTCGGCACCGGCGTTAAGATGCGCGTTAGCGCTCACGCCCTGCGGTCTGTTGAGCATCGTGGCGGCCTTGATGCTTTCTTGGCTAAAGCCAAAGACTCTGAACTGTCGAGCAATGCTCTTCAGATCAAACGCAAGATCCAGAAGGCACAGACCGCTGCTTCCTAA
- a CDS encoding DUF3108 domain-containing protein, protein MKKRTVLRLSNQSLSVRAGLLGTCFCASLVGGVALGPVAADATEIEATFGISIAGIPVGKGTAKASVKGRNYEIDAFAKTSGLSKLFIDSKGRAISKGRFNSKTMLPTMYALNSKEDKIHNVVQIAMRSGNVSDFSASPPVSKHKDRVPLKRVHTRGIIDPLSSLLMSVRSKEDRVGKPVCNRTIRMFDGRWRYNIELYYKGTDKVKGSYKGAYSGPVTKCGARFRFVAGHRPNKASTKFMESNKDLEAWFIPVADEPVVAVYRIQMGTNIGRFVLQAKEMKVN, encoded by the coding sequence ATGAAGAAGCGGACAGTGCTGCGACTGTCGAACCAGAGCTTGTCTGTCAGGGCAGGGCTTTTGGGGACGTGTTTTTGTGCCAGCCTTGTTGGCGGAGTTGCCCTTGGGCCTGTGGCGGCGGATGCCACGGAGATCGAAGCCACATTTGGGATTTCGATTGCCGGTATTCCTGTTGGCAAAGGGACCGCGAAGGCAAGCGTGAAGGGCCGCAATTACGAAATAGACGCCTTTGCCAAGACGTCTGGCCTTTCCAAGCTGTTCATCGATAGCAAGGGGCGGGCCATCAGCAAGGGACGCTTTAACAGCAAAACCATGCTGCCAACCATGTATGCGCTCAATTCCAAGGAAGACAAGATCCACAATGTGGTGCAGATCGCCATGCGGTCGGGCAATGTCAGCGATTTTTCCGCGTCTCCTCCGGTCTCCAAGCATAAAGACCGGGTGCCGCTGAAGCGTGTGCATACGCGAGGCATCATCGATCCCCTGTCCAGCTTGCTGATGTCGGTCAGGTCCAAAGAGGATCGCGTTGGCAAACCGGTCTGCAACCGGACGATTCGGATGTTTGACGGACGCTGGCGCTACAATATCGAGCTTTATTACAAGGGCACCGATAAGGTGAAGGGCAGCTATAAAGGCGCCTATAGCGGGCCGGTTACCAAATGTGGTGCGCGGTTCCGGTTTGTGGCCGGTCATCGGCCCAACAAGGCCAGCACCAAATTCATGGAAAGCAACAAGGATCTCGAAGCCTGGTTCATTCCGGTGGCAGACGAGCCCGTAGTTGCCGTCTATCGCATTCAGATGGGCACAAATATTGGCCGTTTCGTTTTGCAAGCCAAAGAGATGAAGGTCAACTGA
- a CDS encoding helicase-related protein, which produces MVAHSSGLIGLPLRLLAREVYGKLVDKVGAAVVALHTGEERIVPPGARYHVCTVEAMPAYADVAFVAIDEVQLAADFERGHVFTDRMLHLRGREETLLLGAATMKPMVEQLLPDATITSRPRMSQLTYEGQKKLSRLPRRSAVVTFSVNDVYAIAELVRRQKGGAAVVMGSLSPRTRNAQVELFQNGDVDHLIATDAIGMGLNLDVDHVAFAAEKKFDGFQHRRLTAAELAQIAGRAGRHTRDGTFGVTGRVSPFEDELVEQLECHVFQPVKMLQWRNRMLDFSSYGDLIGSLETAPNLPGLTKALPASDLQALELLYKDRDIQLRADSPECLRLLWDVCQVPDYRKIAPANHAELIGVLFRQLEERGTLSNDWLNAQISYADRIDGDIDTLANRIAHIRTWTFVANKKGWLEEPLLWQEKTRAVEDRLSDALHERLTKRFIDRRTSVLMKRLREKAMLEAEITPAGDVLVEGQHVGQLQGFRFAPDVSAEGNDAKAIHAAAQKVLSVEFENRSEKIAGAANDQFLLSGDGLLRWQGAPIAKLVAGDTVLKPRLMVLADEGLTGVALENVQSRINLWLSNHINLLLQPLVDLSTTEELDGIAKGLAFQLVENLGILDRRSVAEDVRSLDQDARASLRKFGVRFGAYHIYIPALLKPAPSTMLVMMWALHNGGLDQEGIQDVPALSASGRTSIPVDEAITPQLYKTVGFGVYGKRAVRIDILERLADLIRPLLSWRPTEDSSEPPEGAVERGFTVTVAMTSLLGCAGEDFSTILKSLGYRVERRRIEPDVSAEAEASAPAESDEAAAPAEASDGESEAVAADGDTSPQEVEPADAAVGTDAEDAKAQEEEPEEQWLEIWRPGGRGDRRPQRSGARNAKPGSKDARGKGGKRGGPRHQDGGPKGQGRPQGKDKGRGKPRDQAPRRPEKVADPDSPFAALAALKANLDKGK; this is translated from the coding sequence ATGGTGGCCCATTCCTCCGGACTTATCGGCTTGCCGTTGCGGCTTTTGGCTCGCGAAGTGTATGGCAAGCTGGTGGACAAGGTTGGGGCCGCTGTGGTTGCGTTGCATACCGGGGAAGAGCGGATCGTGCCGCCCGGCGCGCGCTACCATGTCTGCACGGTGGAAGCGATGCCAGCCTATGCGGATGTCGCCTTTGTTGCGATTGATGAGGTGCAGCTGGCGGCTGATTTTGAGCGCGGCCATGTTTTTACCGATCGCATGCTGCATTTGCGTGGGCGCGAGGAAACCCTTTTGCTGGGTGCTGCAACCATGAAGCCGATGGTCGAGCAATTGTTGCCCGATGCGACCATCACCAGCCGCCCGCGGATGTCACAGCTGACCTATGAAGGTCAGAAAAAGCTGTCGCGTCTGCCGCGCCGGTCTGCAGTGGTGACCTTCTCTGTCAATGATGTCTATGCAATTGCCGAACTGGTCCGCCGACAGAAGGGTGGGGCTGCTGTGGTGATGGGCAGTCTTTCGCCACGCACCCGCAATGCACAAGTCGAGCTGTTCCAGAATGGCGATGTGGATCATCTGATTGCGACGGATGCGATCGGCATGGGGCTCAATCTCGATGTGGATCATGTGGCCTTTGCGGCGGAAAAGAAATTTGATGGCTTTCAACATCGGCGGCTAACGGCGGCGGAGCTGGCGCAGATTGCCGGGCGGGCCGGGCGTCACACCCGTGACGGGACCTTCGGGGTTACGGGGCGGGTCAGCCCGTTTGAGGATGAGTTGGTCGAGCAGCTGGAATGTCATGTCTTCCAGCCCGTCAAAATGCTGCAATGGCGCAATCGGATGCTCGATTTTTCCAGCTATGGGGATCTGATCGGATCACTGGAGACGGCACCCAATTTGCCGGGCCTGACAAAGGCGTTGCCAGCCAGTGACCTTCAGGCTCTTGAATTGCTCTATAAGGATCGCGACATACAGCTGCGGGCGGACAGTCCCGAATGTCTGAGATTGTTGTGGGACGTTTGTCAGGTGCCGGATTATCGCAAGATTGCGCCGGCCAACCATGCGGAGCTGATTGGGGTGCTGTTTCGGCAGCTCGAAGAACGGGGAACCTTGTCCAATGACTGGCTGAATGCGCAGATATCCTATGCGGATAGGATTGATGGTGATATTGACACACTTGCCAATAGAATTGCACATATCCGCACATGGACCTTTGTTGCCAATAAAAAGGGGTGGCTAGAAGAACCCCTTTTGTGGCAAGAGAAAACCAGAGCCGTTGAGGACCGCTTGTCGGATGCCTTGCATGAACGGCTTACCAAGCGCTTCATTGATAGGCGCACAAGTGTACTAATGAAACGTCTGAGAGAAAAAGCAATGCTCGAAGCGGAAATTACTCCTGCCGGTGACGTGCTGGTGGAAGGCCAGCATGTTGGTCAATTGCAAGGATTTCGCTTTGCGCCCGATGTGAGTGCTGAAGGCAATGATGCCAAGGCTATTCATGCCGCCGCGCAGAAAGTCCTTTCTGTCGAATTCGAAAACAGATCGGAGAAAATCGCTGGCGCAGCCAATGATCAGTTCCTGTTATCCGGAGACGGCCTCTTGCGGTGGCAGGGTGCACCGATTGCCAAGCTGGTGGCTGGCGATACGGTTCTCAAACCGCGTCTGATGGTGCTGGCTGATGAAGGCCTGACCGGAGTTGCACTGGAAAATGTCCAGTCGCGCATCAATCTTTGGTTGAGCAATCACATCAATCTGCTTTTGCAGCCGCTGGTGGATCTCTCGACGACAGAGGAACTGGATGGCATTGCCAAAGGGCTTGCGTTTCAGCTCGTTGAAAATCTTGGCATTCTTGACCGTCGCTCGGTTGCAGAAGATGTGCGTTCGCTGGATCAGGATGCCCGTGCGTCGTTGCGTAAATTCGGCGTTCGATTCGGTGCCTATCACATCTATATTCCGGCTTTGCTGAAGCCGGCTCCCAGCACGATGCTGGTGATGATGTGGGCCTTGCACAATGGCGGTCTGGACCAGGAAGGCATTCAGGATGTTCCGGCTCTGTCGGCCTCCGGACGCACCTCGATACCGGTTGACGAGGCGATCACGCCGCAGCTCTACAAGACTGTCGGCTTTGGGGTCTATGGAAAGCGGGCCGTGCGAATCGACATTCTCGAGCGTCTTGCCGATCTCATTCGTCCGCTGCTCAGTTGGCGTCCGACCGAGGATTCGTCTGAGCCACCCGAAGGGGCTGTTGAACGCGGCTTCACCGTAACGGTGGCCATGACCTCATTACTCGGCTGTGCTGGGGAAGACTTCTCAACGATCCTGAAGTCTCTTGGCTATCGGGTTGAAAGACGTCGAATCGAGCCTGATGTGTCGGCTGAAGCCGAGGCATCAGCGCCAGCCGAAAGCGACGAAGCTGCTGCTCCGGCGGAGGCTTCTGATGGCGAGTCTGAGGCTGTTGCGGCTGATGGCGACACTTCTCCACAGGAAGTTGAGCCTGCAGACGCTGCTGTTGGCACAGATGCGGAAGACGCAAAAGCGCAAGAGGAAGAGCCAGAAGAACAGTGGCTTGAAATCTGGCGTCCGGGAGGTCGCGGCGATCGTCGTCCGCAGCGTTCCGGTGCCCGCAATGCCAAACCCGGCTCGAAAGACGCGCGTGGCAAAGGTGGCAAACGGGGTGGTCCGCGTCATCAGGATGGTGGCCCCAAGGGTCAAGGTCGGCCGCAGGGCAAAGACAAGGGCCGTGGTAAGCCACGGGATCAGGCACCGCGCAGACCGGAAAAGGTTGCGGATCCTGATTCTCCGTTCGCAGCGCTTGCCGCTTTGAAAGCCAATCTGGACAAGGGCAAATAG
- a CDS encoding RNA-binding S4 domain-containing protein codes for MSEAASKLRIDKWLWFARVAKTRSLAAKLVTSGAVRLNKDKVSAASQAIKLGDVLTIQRGNLVLVYKVEALGSRRGPACEAQLLYEDLSPKPVKSEQPALDVAPGAGQPRPSKKDRRELMRLKRSYGDD; via the coding sequence ATGAGTGAGGCAGCTTCCAAGCTTCGGATTGATAAATGGCTGTGGTTTGCGCGGGTTGCCAAGACACGCAGCCTTGCCGCCAAGCTAGTCACGTCCGGGGCAGTGCGGCTCAACAAGGATAAGGTCAGCGCAGCGAGCCAAGCCATCAAGCTGGGCGATGTGCTGACCATCCAACGCGGCAATCTGGTGCTGGTCTACAAGGTCGAGGCTCTTGGCTCACGCCGTGGTCCGGCCTGCGAGGCCCAGTTGCTGTATGAAGATCTCTCCCCCAAACCCGTCAAATCGGAACAGCCTGCGCTTGATGTTGCGCCAGGAGCCGGACAGCCGCGTCCATCCAAGAAGGATCGGCGTGAATTGATGCGGTTGAAGCGCAGTTACGGCGACGATTGA